In Agarivorans gilvus, one genomic interval encodes:
- a CDS encoding purine-cytosine permease family protein, which produces MNDQHILKARRNYNRWVANQTLEDYALRFTAKSARQWSSSRVANTALGAISFLALEAIGGALMLKFGFSNALAAILVVSAIIFICAAPISYYAARYGVDIDLLTRGAGFGYIGSTITSLIYASFTFIFFAIEAAIMASALELLFAIPLSIGYLISAVVVIPLVTHGITFISRFQLWSQPIWVVLQLLPFVFILWHESTSIDDWTHFQGKQQQSAGFDLHLFGAAAGYYSP; this is translated from the coding sequence ATGAATGATCAGCATATTCTAAAAGCGAGGAGGAACTACAATCGCTGGGTGGCCAACCAAACCCTAGAGGACTATGCACTACGTTTTACCGCCAAAAGCGCCCGTCAATGGTCTAGCTCGCGGGTCGCTAACACTGCTCTAGGGGCAATCTCTTTTCTCGCCTTAGAAGCCATCGGCGGTGCGTTGATGCTTAAATTTGGCTTTAGCAATGCTCTGGCCGCTATCTTGGTGGTATCGGCGATTATTTTTATTTGTGCCGCGCCGATTTCCTACTACGCCGCCCGCTATGGCGTAGACATAGACCTACTCACCCGTGGTGCGGGTTTCGGCTACATCGGCTCCACCATCACCTCATTAATTTATGCCTCGTTCACCTTTATTTTCTTTGCCATTGAAGCAGCCATTATGGCCTCGGCCTTAGAGCTGTTGTTTGCCATCCCTTTAAGCATTGGTTATTTGATTAGCGCCGTGGTGGTGATCCCACTGGTGACTCACGGGATCACCTTTATCAGCCGTTTTCAGCTTTGGAGCCAGCCAATTTGGGTGGTGTTACAACTGCTGCCCTTTGTTTTCATCCTATGGCATGAGTCCACCAGCATAGATGATTGGACCCATTTTCAAGGCAAGCAACAGCAAAGTGCTGGTTTTGACCTGCACCTATTTGGCGCAGCGGCGGGGTACTATTCTCCCTAA
- the urtA gene encoding urea ABC transporter substrate-binding protein — protein MQKLKTSGVSNLLRRRVLKGMMALPAAMLVSQLSFAASPSTAEVNTTGLAVTDDTVKVGILHSVTGTMAISETGSVQAEKLAIEQINAMGGVLGRKIEYIQEDGASDWPTFAEKSKKLLVKDKAAAVFGCWTSASRKAVLPVFEQYNGMLYYPTFYEGLEQSPNVIYTGQEATQQIIAGIDWVTKTKGAKSFFLLGSDYIWPRTSNKIARKHIEKLGLKVVGEEYYPLGHTQFNSVINKIKLKKPDVIYAIVVGGSNVAFYKQLKAAGIDMTKEKPLVLTISVTEDEILGIGGENIQGAYAAMKYFQSLTNTNNQEFVAAFKERWGDDIVIGDVTQAAYLGPWLWKAAVEKAGSFDIDKVRAASPNLELTTAPEGYVKVHENHHLWSKTRIGHAKADGQYEIVYETDELIEPNPFPEGYQ, from the coding sequence ATGCAAAAACTTAAAACTTCAGGCGTGAGCAATCTGCTGCGTCGCCGTGTGCTCAAGGGAATGATGGCCTTACCCGCCGCGATGCTGGTTTCTCAGCTCAGCTTTGCTGCCAGCCCCAGTACTGCAGAGGTCAATACCACTGGTTTGGCGGTCACCGACGATACGGTAAAAGTCGGTATTTTACACTCGGTTACCGGCACCATGGCGATCAGTGAAACTGGTTCGGTGCAAGCGGAGAAGCTGGCGATTGAGCAAATCAATGCCATGGGCGGGGTACTCGGTCGTAAGATTGAATACATTCAAGAAGATGGTGCCAGTGACTGGCCTACTTTCGCTGAAAAATCGAAAAAGTTATTGGTAAAAGACAAGGCCGCCGCGGTATTTGGTTGTTGGACCTCGGCTTCTCGTAAAGCGGTATTACCGGTATTTGAGCAATACAATGGCATGCTTTATTACCCCACCTTTTACGAAGGATTGGAGCAATCACCTAACGTGATTTACACCGGCCAAGAAGCCACTCAGCAGATTATTGCCGGTATTGATTGGGTGACTAAAACCAAAGGCGCTAAGAGCTTCTTCTTACTTGGTTCAGATTACATCTGGCCACGTACCTCTAACAAAATCGCTCGTAAGCACATCGAGAAATTGGGCTTGAAAGTAGTGGGCGAAGAGTACTACCCACTGGGTCACACTCAATTTAACTCGGTGATTAACAAGATTAAGTTGAAAAAACCTGACGTGATTTACGCGATTGTGGTGGGCGGCTCGAACGTGGCCTTCTACAAGCAGCTTAAAGCGGCCGGTATTGATATGACCAAGGAAAAACCATTAGTGCTAACCATTTCGGTTACCGAAGATGAAATCCTAGGTATTGGCGGTGAGAACATTCAAGGTGCTTACGCTGCGATGAAATACTTCCAAAGCTTAACCAATACTAACAACCAAGAGTTTGTGGCCGCCTTTAAAGAGCGTTGGGGTGACGACATTGTGATTGGTGACGTAACTCAGGCTGCTTACTTAGGCCCATGGTTATGGAAGGCTGCGGTAGAAAAAGCGGGCTCGTTTGATATCGACAAGGTGCGCGCCGCATCTCCTAATCTAGAGCTGACCACCGCTCCAGAAGGTTATGTGAAGGTTCACGAAAATCATCACCTATGGTCGAAGACTCGTATTGGACACGCTAAGGCTGATGGTCAGTACGAAATTGTCTATGAAACTGACGAGTTAATCGAACCCAATCCTTTCCCTGAGGGTTATCAGTAA
- a CDS encoding ATP-binding protein, with product MAQIGEQVDFLRFMPEKNQQNRVRWWAALLAAGPGWIVVGALKILAGSFLVVLGLNAGVAAGVAGDPIQMYQVAFSYVTQSPLIALCLAGIFVIVCQLKINVTNAYAGSIAWSNFFSRLTHSHPGRVVWLVFNVIIALLIMELGIYSAIENILGIYSNVAVAWVGALVADLLINKPLGYSPKYIEFKRAHLFDINPVGVGAMVIASSAGILCYTGQLGETAQALSPFIGLASAFVCSPLIAIITQGRYYLARDSELSLAQHGECRVCQNYFEVEDLASCPAYGGAICSLCCTLDARCHDQCKPHANFGQQLNQFVRLILPSSISSMMNARLLQFSGLMMIIAGLISGLFYLVYLGVPEVETESRELISTTLSHVFFLLMIIVGVLVWLFVLANDSRQLALTESLRQTELLSQEISAHEITDRALQQAKETAELANQAKSRYLTGISHELRTPLNSVLGYAQLLENAPNLLPAHAAKISLIKRSGEHLADIIEGLLDISRIEAGKLEIQRDKVAIKVLLDDLVEMFSLQAREKDIRFDYQPSPYLPNCVYADETHLRQILINLLSNAVKFTQQGGVSLSVRYRSQVAEFTIQDSGPGIDESDQLRIFKPFERVRKLDAPQLPGTGLGLTITQLLTDIMGGNISLSSTPGKGSCFKLSLMLSSIEEEGPSQTPQTKISSLDGPSKTLMVVDDDPNHRNLVSELLSPLGFVVLEASDAINCLSSLQLANIDIFLLDISMPEMNGWQLLEALRAKGIKAPVIMVSADADEAPLLQGSPHPLHNDYLAKPIRDNALLDKIAKALKLNWNYHASPKWSPRLIDPIQASKVSLCQEQRKQFRELWEMAQLGFVQGIDKIINNLECDPSLLAHTSTLRKDLEQYQFSKIKDYCEKVLAA from the coding sequence ATGGCCCAAATTGGCGAACAGGTAGACTTTCTGCGTTTCATGCCGGAAAAGAATCAGCAAAACCGGGTTCGTTGGTGGGCCGCCTTGCTGGCCGCCGGCCCAGGCTGGATAGTTGTAGGCGCGCTAAAAATATTGGCAGGCTCATTCTTAGTGGTCTTGGGTTTAAATGCCGGCGTGGCCGCTGGGGTGGCAGGCGATCCCATCCAAATGTATCAAGTGGCGTTTTCTTATGTGACCCAATCACCACTGATTGCCCTATGCCTAGCGGGGATCTTTGTGATTGTCTGCCAGTTAAAAATTAACGTCACCAACGCTTATGCGGGCTCAATCGCTTGGTCTAACTTCTTCTCTCGTCTCACCCATAGCCATCCCGGCCGTGTAGTTTGGTTGGTATTTAACGTGATTATTGCGCTGTTAATCATGGAGCTAGGGATCTACTCGGCGATTGAGAATATTCTAGGGATCTATTCCAACGTGGCGGTCGCCTGGGTGGGAGCTTTGGTGGCCGATTTACTGATTAACAAACCCTTGGGTTATAGCCCCAAGTACATCGAGTTTAAACGTGCCCACCTGTTTGATATTAACCCGGTGGGCGTAGGTGCCATGGTGATAGCTTCCAGCGCCGGCATTCTATGTTATACCGGCCAACTCGGCGAAACGGCCCAAGCCCTGTCGCCCTTCATCGGTTTGGCTAGCGCATTTGTTTGCTCGCCGCTGATCGCCATCATTACTCAAGGCCGTTATTATCTGGCGCGCGATAGCGAGTTATCGCTAGCCCAACATGGTGAGTGCCGAGTCTGTCAAAACTATTTCGAGGTTGAAGACTTAGCCTCTTGTCCCGCCTACGGGGGAGCTATTTGTTCACTGTGTTGCACCTTAGATGCTCGTTGCCACGACCAATGTAAACCGCACGCCAACTTTGGCCAGCAGCTCAATCAATTTGTACGGCTGATTCTGCCTAGCTCTATCTCCTCAATGATGAATGCCAGACTGCTGCAATTTAGCGGACTAATGATGATTATTGCCGGTCTCATCTCGGGCTTGTTCTATTTGGTCTATCTGGGGGTCCCCGAGGTAGAAACCGAATCACGCGAGCTGATATCCACCACCCTTAGCCATGTATTCTTTTTGCTGATGATTATTGTTGGGGTCCTGGTATGGCTATTTGTACTGGCCAACGACAGCCGCCAATTGGCACTTACCGAGTCACTGCGCCAAACCGAACTACTTAGCCAAGAGATCTCGGCTCACGAAATCACCGACCGCGCCTTACAGCAAGCCAAAGAAACCGCCGAACTGGCCAATCAGGCTAAGAGCCGCTACCTCACCGGCATTAGCCACGAACTACGAACACCGTTAAATTCGGTATTGGGTTATGCTCAACTGCTAGAAAACGCGCCGAATTTGTTGCCTGCCCATGCCGCCAAAATTTCATTAATTAAACGCAGTGGTGAACACCTTGCCGACATCATTGAAGGACTGCTCGACATATCGCGTATTGAAGCAGGCAAGTTAGAAATTCAACGTGACAAGGTGGCCATTAAAGTATTACTGGATGATTTAGTCGAAATGTTTAGCCTGCAAGCCAGAGAAAAAGACATTCGCTTCGACTACCAACCCAGCCCTTATTTGCCTAACTGCGTTTATGCCGACGAGACTCACCTGCGGCAAATTCTAATTAACTTGTTATCGAATGCGGTGAAGTTTACCCAGCAAGGTGGCGTGTCTTTAAGCGTACGCTACCGCAGCCAAGTGGCCGAATTTACCATACAAGACAGTGGCCCCGGCATTGATGAAAGCGATCAGCTACGAATATTTAAACCCTTTGAACGGGTGCGTAAACTGGATGCTCCACAACTGCCGGGCACTGGCCTTGGCCTGACTATTACCCAACTACTCACCGACATCATGGGTGGCAATATCAGCCTAAGCAGTACACCGGGTAAGGGCAGCTGCTTTAAATTAAGTTTAATGTTATCCAGTATTGAAGAAGAAGGCCCCAGCCAAACACCGCAAACTAAAATCAGCTCCTTAGACGGTCCCAGCAAAACGCTAATGGTGGTAGATGATGACCCTAATCACCGTAACTTAGTAAGCGAACTGCTTTCCCCCTTGGGTTTTGTGGTTTTAGAGGCTAGCGATGCCATTAATTGCCTCAGTAGTCTGCAATTAGCCAACATCGATATATTCTTGTTAGATATTTCCATGCCGGAAATGAACGGCTGGCAACTACTGGAAGCTCTACGGGCTAAAGGGATTAAAGCGCCGGTGATCATGGTATCGGCCGACGCCGATGAAGCGCCCTTATTGCAAGGCTCACCTCATCCACTACATAACGACTATTTGGCCAAACCGATCCGCGACAATGCTTTGCTGGATAAAATAGCCAAGGCCTTAAAACTTAACTGGAATTATCATGCCTCGCCGAAGTGGTCACCTAGGCTAATCGACCCTATTCAGGCCAGCAAGGTCAGCCTTTGCCAAGAACAACGCAAACAATTTAGAGAGCTATGGGAAATGGCCCAATTAGGCTTTGTACAAGGAATAGACAAAATTATAAATAATTTAGAGTGTGACCCAAGCCTATTGGCGCATACTTCGACACTACGAAAAGACTTAGAACAATATCAGTTTTCAAAAATTAAAGATTATTGTGAGAAGGTATTAGCAGCATGA